TCTCATTCTGGTGAGTAGCCTTTAGTTTACAAAGATTGGAACTCAAGTCAAGGGTATTGATAATGTTTTGTTATGTGCTTTTTCCTTTGAACTTCATGTACTCTAGAAATATAATGATGTAGAGCAGTGGGGAGCATTATTTTATGTTACCCCAGAAATATAATGATGTAGAGCAGTGGGGAGCATTATTTTATGTTACCCCAGAAAGATAATGAAGTAGAGCAGTGGGGAGCATTATTTTATGTTACCCCAGAAATATAATGATGTAGAGCAGTGGGGAGCATTATTTTATGTTACCCCAGAAATATAATGATGTAGAGCAGTGGGGAGCATTATTTTATGTTACCCCAGAAATATAATGATGTAGAGCAGTGGGGAGCATTATTTTATGTTACCCCAGAAATATAATGATGTAGAGCAGTGGGGAGCATTATTTTATGTTACCCCAGAAATATAATGATGTAGAGCAGTGGGGAGCATTATTTTATGTTACCCCAGAAATATAATGATGTAGAGCAGTGGGGAGCATTATTTTATGTTACCCCAGAAATATAATGATGTAGAGCAGTGGGGAGCATTATTTTATGTTACCCAAGAAATATAATGATGTAGAGCAGTGGGGAGCATTATTTTATGTTACCCCAGAAATATAATGATGTAGAGCAGTGGGGAGCATTATTTTATGTTACCCCAGAAATATAATGAAGTAGAGCAGTGGGGAGCATTATTTTATGTTACCCCAGAAATATAATGATGTAGAGCAGTGGGGAGCATTATTTTATGTTACCCCAGAAATATAATGAAGTAGAGCAGTGGGGAGCATTATTTTATGTTACTCCAGAAATATAATGATGTAGAGCAGTGGGGAGCATTATTTTATGTTACCCCAGAAATATAATGATGTAGAGCAGTGGGGAGCATTATTTTATGTTACCCCAGAAATATAATGATGTAGAGCAGTGGGGAGCATTATTTTATGTTACCCCAGAAATATAATGATGTAGAGCAGTGGGGAGCATTATTTTATGTTACCCCAGAAATATAATGATGTAGAGCAGTGGGGGAGCATTATTTTATGTTACCCCAGAAATATAATGATGTAGAGCAGTGGGGAGCATTATTTTATGTTACCCCAGAAATATAATGATGTAGAGCAGTGGGGAGCATTATTTTATGTTACCCCAGAAATATAATGATGTAGAGCAGTGGGGAGCATTATTTTATGTTACCCCAGAAATATAATGATGTAGAGCAGTGGGGAGCATTATTTTATGTTACCCCAGAAATATAATGATGTAGAGCAGTGGGGAGCATTATTTTATGTTACCCCAGAAATATAATGATGTAGAGCAGTGGGGAGCATTATTTTATGTTAACCCAGAAATATAATGATGTATAGCAGTGTGGAGCATTATTTTATGTTACCCCAGAAATATAATGATGTAGAGCAGTGGGGAGCATTATTTAATGTTACTCCAGAAATATAATGATGTAGAGCAGTGTGGAGCATTATTTTATGTTACCCCAGAAATATAATGATGTAGAGCAGTGGGGAGCATTATTTAATGTTACTCCAGAAATATAATGATGTAGAGCAGTGGGGAGCATTATTTTATGTTACTCCAGAAATATAATGATGTAGAGCAGTGGGGAGCATTATTTTATGTTACTCCACTGCTTTAATTTTTTTGTCAAGTGGACAAACATACTTAACAGTATTAGTTACATTATAATATACAAGTCAGTGGAGCAACTCTGTTTTTAAAAGTTGAAACAGATGTTTTATTAATACtttaggtaacactttatttgggaTGAGAGATTCTAGTTCTATTAAgtttagtattttttttacattcataCATAACATAATTGTTTCCTTATTATTGTATGGCTGATTGTACATCACTGTTTAAGAgcactcctctctatctctctctctctctctatctctcgctctctttcattctctttctCACTTCCTGTACTGATTCTAAACAGGAACACATGGATTAGATATTTATTTTTGTACTGTGACCTTTAATTGATATATTAACACCAAGAGATTTCTTGGTGTTTGATGGGAGTCAGCGTCATCTGGGTTTGGccagggtaggccgtcattgtaaataagaatttgttcttaactgacttgcctagttaaataaaggttgaataaattaaaaatatatataatctgtACAGGCGATTCTCACAGACTATTTGCTGCAGACCATGAAGTACTGCTTTGTGTCAAGAAGAAGTGTGAAACCGTAATTTTTTGCCCATTACTCAAAATGTGCTGGCAAGCTGTACATAAAGTCTAGACCTCTTAAAAAAGTTAACAAGTGTCCTTGTTATCCAACAGGACTCCAAACGCTGACACAAAAGGAGGAGGTCCGGATTGTTCTGGTCGGGAAGACTTGAGCTGGGAAAAGTGCAGCAGGAAACACCATTGTGGGGTCAAAAGCTTTCCAATCAAAGTTTTCCTCTATTTCTCTGACAAAAGATTGTAAAAAGACTAAAGGGAAGGTGGATGAGCAAAGTGTATCTGTTATCGACACCCCAGGTTTGTTTGATACTACATTGTCCAATGAGGAGGGACTGAGAAAGATCGCtctgtgcatctctctctcttctcctggtACCCATGTGTTCCTGGTTGTGATCAAGCTGGGAAGATTCACTGAAGAAGAGCAGAAAACTGTGGAGATGATTCAGAAATTCTTTGGTGATGAAGCATCGAAATACACCATGATTCTCTTCACACATGGAGACCttcttgatgatgatgatgtaaaAATTGAAGAATACCTGCTTGAAAATCCAGGTCTGGAAAGTTTACTTTCTCAATGCAATGGGGGATATCATGTCTTTAAAAACAAAGATCAGAATCCCTCCCAGGTCACTGAGCTGCTTGAGAAGATAAACAATATGGTCATGATGAATGGAGGAAGCCACTACACCACTGAGATGTTCCAGGAGGCTGAGAGAGCGATTGAAGAGGAGAAGAACAGAATCCTGAGAAAGGAAGAGGAGATGATatgcagagaggaggagaaactgaagatggaaAAAATGGAACAAGAGGCTCGGGAGAAAAAGCTTAAAGAGGAGAATGAGAGGATCCTGAGAGTGAGTGAAGAGCAGAAACTCAGACATGAGGAGCAACTGAAGAAAATGGAACAAAAGGCTCAGGAGGAAGCGATTAAAGAGGAGATGAAGAGGatccagagagagaaggaagagcagAAACTCAGGGAGGAGGAACTGAGGAAACTGAACATGGAAAAAGAGGCTAAGGAGAAAGAAATAAAGGAGTTGAGGGAAAAACATGAAAGGGAGGCTAGAAAGAAAGCTGAAGAAAGTAACGGCTTTCTATCTTTTTTTAGTACAGTAGGTAATGCAGTGGGAGAAGCTTTTACAGATGTGGGGAGGGAAGTAGGAAAAGCTTTTAAAGAGACCTGCAGTATAAATTGAAAATCTGAAACAATGCTGTACTAGAGTCCGAAGCTAAGTCATATGGAATTGAATTGTAATTATAATTTAATTGATTGCATTGCCTTGTAATACAGCCATATACAGCTTACACTGTTGTCATTCTAATGTTATAGTCTATAACTGTGGACCCCATTGACTAAAATAGACGTATATTCTACAGCTTACATAAAGCTCTATGACATTTAACCTGACTCTGCTGTGTCTGTGATAGTTTCCATTTATGTCAACAGTAAACAttatataatgataataataaaatatattacattcaatgttttttattttttattaaatgaGGAGATTTTATTTTAAATAACAGAAAT
This Coregonus clupeaformis isolate EN_2021a unplaced genomic scaffold, ASM2061545v1 scaf0139, whole genome shotgun sequence DNA region includes the following protein-coding sequences:
- the LOC123483501 gene encoding trichohyalin-like; the encoded protein is MIQKFFGDEASKYTMILFTHGDLLDDDDVKIEEYLLENPGLESLLSQCNGGYHVFKNKDQNPSQVTELLEKINNMVMMNGGSHYTTEMFQEAERAIEEEKNRILRKEEEMICREEEKLKMEKMEQEAREKKLKEENERILRVSEEQKLRHEEQLKKMEQKAQEEAIKEEMKRIQREKEEQKLREEELRKLNMEKEAKEKEIKELREKHEREARKKAEESNGFLSFFSTVGNAVGEAFTDVGREVGKAFKETCSIN